A genomic region of Micropterus dolomieu isolate WLL.071019.BEF.003 ecotype Adirondacks linkage group LG11, ASM2129224v1, whole genome shotgun sequence contains the following coding sequences:
- the bcl11ba gene encoding BAF chromatin remodeling complex subunit BCL11B a isoform X2, whose product MSRRKQGNPQHLSQREITRGRDEPSSYICTTCKQPFPSAWFLLQHVQNTHGIRIYLESNPSSTALTPRLTMPPPMGNDSIPQSPLTNFLDNNPFHLLRMTGPLLREPPPGFGENRLPNTPPFISPPPRHHLDPHRLERLSAEEMGLISQHPSAFERVMRLTPMAMESQSMDFSRRLRELAGNTNSTTPPLSPSRANPMHRLLNPNPFQPGPKSPFLSTPPLPPMPPNSTTPPQTQNKIKSCEFCGKTFKFQSNLVVHRRSHTGEKPYKCQLCDHACSQASKLKRHMKTHMHKAGSLTGRSDDGLSTTSSPEPGTSDVTGEGMKNRDGDFQGEGNEEEEEEEEEEELENESRPESNFSMESEFYRNRENGSKPPSEEKSSFALEKMVEGGGLNSIQQYNNLIVDNRKRMPFSKRCSDGQRDTGDEDSVAGEMDHHQQEERTTINGRNCGSGDSFSGLFPRKPTPITSPTLSNSSNKRIKIEKDLDIPPAPHIPSENVYSQWLVGYAASRHFIKDPFLGFTDSRQSPFATSSEHSSENGSLRFSTPPGDLLDGGLSGRSGTASGGSTPHLGGGPGPGRPSSKDSRRCDTCEFCGKVFKNCSNLTVHRRSHTGERPYKCELCNYACAQSSKLTRHMKTHGQLGKEVYRCDICQMPFSVYSTLEKHMKKWHGEHLMTNEVKIEQAERT is encoded by the coding sequence GTGGCAGGGATGAGCCTTCCAGCTACATATGTACCACATGTAAGCAGCCCTTCCCCAGCGCCTGGTTCCTGCTGCAGCATGTCCAGAACACCCATGGCATTCGCATATACCTGGAGTCCAATCCATCCAGCACAGCCCTCACCCCACGCCTCACTATGCCTCCACCCATGGGCAACGACTCCATCCCCCAGTCCCCCCTCACCAACTTTCTGGACAACAACCCCTTCCACCTCCTGAGGATGACGGGCCCCCTGCTCCGGGAGCCTCCCCCGGGTTTTGGGGAGAACCGCCTCCCCAACACACCTCCATTCATCAGTCCACCTCCCCGGCACCACCTGGACCCCCATCGTCTGGAACGCCTTAGCGCAGAGGAAATGGGCCTCATCTCCCAGCACCCCAGTGCCTTTGAGAGGGTGATGCGGCTAACGCCCATGGCCATGGAGTCCCAGTCCATGGACTTTTCCCGGCGGTTACGTGAGTTGGCAGGGAATACCAACAGCACCACCCCACCATTGTCACCCAGCAGGGCCAACCCTATGCACCGACTACTAAACCCAAACCCCTTCCAGCCTGGGCCAAAATCACCCTTTCTGAGCACCCCACCTTTACCGCCGATGCCCCCAAACAGTACCACCCCTCCCCAGACACAGAACAAGATCAAGTCCTGTGAGTTCTGCGGTAAGACCTTCAAGTTCCAGAGCAACTTGGTAGTGCATCGGCGCAGCCATACTGGAGAAAAACCATACAAGTGCCAGCTGTGTGACCACGCCTGCTCTCAGGCGAGCAAGCTGAAGCGCCACATGAAGACCCACATGCACAAGGCTGGATCCCTTACGGGGCGCTCAGATGATGGACTGTCCACCACTAGCTCCCCAGAGCCTGGCACTAGTGATGTGACAGGTGAGGGCATGAAGAATCGTGATGGCGACTTCCAAGGGGAAGGcaatgaggaggaagaagaggaggaggaagaagaagaacttGAGAATGAGAGTCGACCAGAATCCAATTTCAGCATGGAGTCTGAGTTCTACCGGAACAGGGAGAATGGCTCTAAACCTCCTTCAGAGGAGAAGTCATCATTCGCCCTTGAGAAGATGGTAGAAGGTGGGGGGCTCAACTCTATACAGCAGTACAATAATTTGATAGTTGACAATCGTAAAAGGATGCCCTTCTCCAAGAGGTGCTCGGATGGCCAGCGGGACACTGGGGATGAGGACTCAGTGGCTGGGGAGATGGACCACCACCAGCAGGAAGAGAGAACAACCATTAATGGCCGGAATTGTGGCTCCGGTGACTCTTTCTCAGGCCTGTTTCCCCGTAAGCCCACCCCCATCACCAGCCCCACCCTGTCCAACTCATCAAATAAGAGGATCAAGATTGAGAAGGACTTGGACATTCCCCCAGCACCCCACATCCCTTCTGAGAATGTCTACTCCCAGTGGTTGGTGGGCTATGCTGCCTCACGCCACTTCATCAAAGACCCTTTCCTAGGCTTCACTGACTCCAGACAATCGCCCTTCGCCACCTCTTCTGAGCACTCGTCTGAGAATGGCAGCCTGCGGTTCTCAACGCCTCCGGGTGACCTGCTGGATGGCGGCCTGTCAGGCCGCAGTGGCACCGCTAGTGGAGGCAGCACACCTCATCTGGGTGGAGGCCCAGGTCCAGGCCGACCCAGCTCCAAGGACAGCAGGAGGTGCGACACCTGTGAATTCTGCGGCAAGGTGTTTAAAAACTGTAGCAACCTGACGGTGCACCGGCGCAGTCACACTGGGGAGAGGCCCTACAAGTGTGAGCTGTGCAACTATGCCTGCGCCCAGAGCTCCAAGCTCACACGCCACATGAAGACACATGGCCAGCTGGGTAAGGAGGTCTACCGCTGTGACATTTGCCAAATGCCCTTCAGCGTGTACAGCACTCTGGAGAAACATATGAAAAAGTGGCATGGAGAACATTTGATGACCAATGAGGTCAAAATTGAACAAGCAGAGAGAACCTAA